In the genome of Nocardioides sp. NBC_00368, the window GTGCCGACGACCGCGGTGATCGCGATCCACGGAGCCAGCGCGACCACGTAGTAGTCGTGGTAGATGCCCTCCATGAAGGAGAAGACCAGGCCGGTCACGAGCATCGTGGCGCCGCTGAGCATCAGCGTGGCGCGGGTCAGGTCGGTGCGGGGCGCATTGCGCAGCACGACGAGGCCGGTCACCAGGAGGAGCAGCGCCGCGGGCAGCAGCCAGGAGACCATCCCGCCGGACACACCCTGGAAGAGCCGCAGGATTCCGGCGGCGCTGGAGAAGCCCGCGTTGCCGAGGCCGCCGTAGTCGCCGCCGTTGAGTCGGCCGACGCCGTTGTAGCCCAGCGTCAGCTCGAGGAGCGAGTTGCCGGTCGAGCCGTCGATGTAGGGGCGCCAGGACTCCGGGATGAGCTCGACGATCGCGATGTACCAGCCGGCGCTGACGACCATGGCGACGAAGCAGGCGATGCCGTGGGTCAACCTCCTGCCGAACGAGCCCTTGCCCGCGATCAGGTAGACGACCGCGATCGCCGGGATGATCAGGAACGCCTGCAGCATCTTGGTGAGGAAGCCGAAGCCGAGCAGCACCCCGGCCAGCACCATCCACCTGCCCTTGCCGGTCTCGATCGCCTTCAGCGTCGAGAACCCGGCACCGACCAGCATCAGGAGCAGCAGCGCGTCCGGATTGTTGAATCGGAACATCAGCGCCGCCGCCGGCGTCAGCGCGGTGAAGGCCCCCGCCGCGATCCCCGCCTGCCACGGCGCGACCTTCCTGACGAGGCCGTGGACCAGGCCGACCGTGGCCACGCCCATCAGCGCCTGCGGGACCAGGATGCTCCAGGAGGAGAGCCCGAAGAGGCGTACGGACAGGCCCATCACCCACAGCGAGGCCGGCGGCTTGTCGACCGTGATCGAGCTGCTCGCGTCGAGCGCTCCGAAGAACCATGCCTTCCAGCTCTCGCCGCCGGCCTGGGCGGCCGCGGAGTAGTACTGGTTGGCATAGCCCGACTCCGACAGCGTCCACAGGTACGCGACCGCTGTCAGGGCGAGCAGAAGGATCAGCGACGCTCGCTCAGGGGTCGGGCGCCATCGGCTGGTCGGGGGCGCCGGCTCGGGTGCCGGTCTCGTCGGCGGGTCAAGGAGTTGGGTCATGTCCACGAGGTTCGGACGTGGGTCTGTGGTGGTCTTACGGCGAGACTGTGTGCGTCCTATGTGCTGTGGTTCACAGCGGCCCGGTCCGGCTGCTCGACACATCCGCCTTGACTCCGGGCGATCTCCGGAACACCATCGAAGGAGGCTCGACGACGCGCCGTACGTGTTGGAGATCACTCCCCCTCATCAACCCAAAACGAGAACACGTTCTAGGATTGAGCGTGAAACTCGCGTACGGCCTCGTAACCACCTGGTGGAACGGATTCGGAGGGTTACACGACCCCCTTTAGGCTTGCCTTAGTACTCCACGGAAGGTTGAACTCCCTTATGCGTGACATCCGCGTTGCGATCGTCGGTGCCGGCCCGGCCGGCATCTACGCTGCCGACATCCTCACGAAGGAGCACCCTGGTGCGCGCGTCGACGTCATCGAGCGTCTGCCTGCCCCATACGGCCTGGTTCGCTACGGCGTGGCTCCTGACCACCCGCGAATCAAGGAGATCATCAAGGCGCTCAAGCGTGTCCTGAACCAGGACAGCATCCGGTTCATCGGCAACGTCGACTTCGGCACCGACCTCAAGCTCGACGACCTGCACCGGTTCTACGACGCCGTCATCTTCGCCACCGGCGCGATGGCCGACCGGGAGCTCAACATCCCGGGGATCGACCTGCCCCAGTCCTACGGCGCGGCCGACTTCGTCAGCTGGTACGCCGGGCACCCCGACGTCTCCCGCGAGTGGCCGCTCGAGGCCGAGGAGGTCGCCGTCCTCGGCGCCGGTAACGTCGCGCTCGACGTCGCCCGCATGCTGGCCAAGCCCGCCGACGAGCAGCTGGTCACCGAGGTCTCCGACAACGTCTACCAGGGCCTGAAGAAGAACCCGGCCAAGACGATCCACGTCTTCGCCCGCCGCGGCCCGGCCCACATCAAGTTCAGCCCGATGGAGCTGCGCGAGCTCTCCCACTCCCCGTCGGTCGAGGTCGTCGTCGAGGAGGAGGGCTTCGAGATCGACGAGGCCGGCGAGAAGGCGATCCAGAGCCACAAGGCGACCAAGCTCGTGGCCGACATCCTCCTGAAGTACATGGAGGCCCCCAGCGCCGGCAAGCCGCACAAGATCGTCATCCACATGATGCAGAACCCCGTCGAGATCCTCGGCGAGGACGGTCAGGTGGTCGCGCTGCGCAGCGAGAAGACCGAATACAACGGCGACGGCACCGTCTCCGGCACCGGCGAGTTCACCGACACCCCGGTCCAGGCCGTCTACCGCGCCGTCGGCTACCTCTCCGAGGCGCTCCCCGACGTGCCCTTCGACGGCGAGAACGGCGTCATCCCCAACGATGGCGGCCGCGTCCTCGGCATCAACGGCGAGCACATCAACGGGACGTACGTCACCGGGTGGATCAAGCGCGGACCGGTCGGCCTCATCGGCCACACCAAGTCCGACGCCAAGGAGACCATCGACAACCTCCTCCACGACCTCGACAAGCTCGAGCCGGCCGAGCACGGCTCGCCCGCGGCGGTCCTCGAGCACCTGTCCGGCAAGGGCGTCGAGTTCACCACCATCGAGGGCTGGGAGAAGCTCGACAACCACGAGCGCTCCCTCGGCGAGGCGCAGGGCCGCGAGCGGATCAAGGTCGTCCCGCGCGACGAGATGATCCAGATCTCCAACGCCACCCACTGACGCACGGCGTACGCCGCGGGGCCGGCCATCCAAGGGATGGCCGGCCCCGCTTCTGTTCGCGGCTAAGCCTCGGCAGAAAACGGGTTGTGAACGTCGACCCCCGTCGATGCGAAGTCCTTGGTGTTGCGGGTCGAGATCGTGAGCCCGTGCTCGAGAGCAGTCGCGGCCAGAAGAGAGTCCACAGCCGGCAGCGGTCGCACCGAGTTCAGCTCGCCCCAGCGATCTGCCACCCCGGCAGTGATCGGCAGCACCTGGTCGTCGTACTGCTCCACGAGCCCTTCGATCCAGACCGTCAGCGCCTGCGCAGCGGCCTCGTCACCTCGTGCCGCCAGGCGAGCCGCTCCCGCTCGCAGCTCTCCAACCGTCAGGACGGACAGGTGAACCTCGTCGGCTCCGAGCCCGTTCACCCACGCGACGACGGCCGGGTCAGGGCGTTTTTTCCGAAGCTCGGAAACCACATTCGTATCGATCAGATACCTCACGCCAGCCCCTCGAGGTCAAGCTCTCGGAAATCTGAACGGTCGCGATCGAGATCGAGGTCGTCGCCCTTGGGCACATCCAGCAAGTACTCGGACAGTGGCCGTCGTGGCTGAGCGATCCGTCGGTAGTCATCGATGCTCAGCACGACAGCGATCTCCTCGCCGTGCTTGGTGATCAGCTGCGGGCCGCCAGCAGTCGCCTCGCGAAGCACCTCACTGAATCGCTGCTTGGCTTCTTGCACCTGCCATGACATGGGGACACCTCCTCTATCTAGACAGACTAGACAGAATGGCCGACGCACGCAAGAGCCGGAGCGGACGACCAAGTCGTCAACCAAAGGTTGACGCCCGGTCGTCGTCAACCTAGAGTTGACGTATGACTCCCCGCGATGCAGACCCTGCCCTCAAGGCCGTACGCCTCGACACCTTGATCGACTCGATCAAGAAGGCTCGGTCCGAGCCTTTGGACCAGCTCGCCGACGCGATGGTGGTCGGCGAGCACCTGGGCGAGGTGGCCGACCACCTGATCGGGCACTTCGTCGACCAGGCTCGCCGCTCGGGTGCCTCCTGGACCGAGATCGGGACCCGGATGGGGGTGACGAAGCAGGCGGCACAGAAGAAGTACGTCCCCAAGGCCGGCGACCAGTCGCTCGACCCGAACGCCGGGTTCGCGAAGTTCACGCCGCGGGCCCGCACGGTGGTGGTTGCCGCCCAGGCGGAGGCACGGAAGGCCGCGAACGCGGAGACCGGCGTACCTCATCTCGTGCTCGGTCTCCTCTCCGAGCCGGAGGGGGTCGCGGGCCACGCGATCCGGGCGCAGGGAGTGACCCTCGAGGCGGTCCGTGAGGTGGCGACCGCCGCCACGCCGGAGCCCTACGGCGAGGTCGGCGAGATGATCCCGTTCACCGCCGACGCACGCAAGGTGCTCGAGCTGACCTTCCGCGAGGCCCTCCGGCTCGAGCACTCCTACGTCGGCACCGAGCACATCCTGCTCGCCCTCCTCGAGCACGAGGACGGCGCCGGGATCCTCCACGACGCCGGTGTCGACAAGGAGGCGGCCGAGCAGAGCATCACCTCGATCCTCGACTCGCTCAAGGTCGACTTCGACGCGGCCGAGGCCGACGCCAAGCAGTAGCAGGACAGATGGGCTACCTGATCTGAGGGACCGTCGGCACGAGCAAAGAGCACGTGCCGGCGGTTTCGCTACGTTCCGAGGATGCCTCGCAGTCTCGCCCGACTCGTCCTCGGCATGGTCCTGGCCACCGCGGTCGTCACCGTCCCTGCCTCGGTGACGACGCCGTCTGCCGAGGCGGCCTGTCGGCCGGCACTGAAGTCGCTGACGCTCGCGAGGGGCACCGTGGCCGGCGGCACGTCGACCACCGCCACGGTCCGGCTCACCTGCCGGACCCCGAGGCGCACCCAGGTGCTGCTGTGGGCGAGCACCGGCATCCGCGTGCCGGCGTACGTCTATGTCACCAGGGGCCGGAGCACGGCCACGGTCACCGTCCGGACCTCACCGACGACGGTCCGCAGCAGCGGCAGGGTCAAGGCCGTCCACCGGCAGGTCGTACGCCGCGCGACGCTGGTCCGCACAGTCACGCCGTGCTACCCCACGCCGGTGCCGACATCCGTGGCGCTGCCCGCGTACGTCCACGCCGGCCAGACCGCCACCGGCACGGTGACGCTCGATTGCGTCGCCAAGACCTCGCTGGCCGTGAGCCTCTCCTCGAGCTCGTCCTGGGTCAGCGTGCCGGGGACGATCACGGTCGCGGCCGGGCGGCGTACGGCGTCGTTCCGGGCCGTGACGAAGGCGCCGTCGACCGGGTCGCTGCCTGCTTTCGACGTGACGATCCGGGCGACCCGCAACCGGAAGAGTGCGGCCCGGGTGATGCAGGTGCGGCCGGAGATCCGGCCGTTCCGGGCCGGGGACCGGTTCACGGTCAACGAGCCGGTGCTGACGCCCGAGGGAACCGACGGCTGGGTGCGCGGCACCCTGCGGATCACGCTGGACCATCCGGCGCCGCCGGGCGGGCTCGACGTGAACGGCTCGATCATCCCCGAGGGCGGGACCTGGACCGAGGTGACGATCTATCACCACCCGTACCCACCCGACTCCCGGGTGACGGACCACCTCACCATCGCCGACTCCGCCGGCAACGTCCTGCTCCACGAGGACTTCACCTACGTCGTCCGTCCGGCCCCCTGAGGGTCCCCGAGAGTCCCTGACGTGTCGGAGCAACACCCCTGTGCCCGAATCACGCCAGGGACGTTTCAGGCGCCCGCAGGCGCGAGCACGATGTCGAAGCGCACCTTCGACCAGGTGCCGTCGAGGGACCGCCCGTCCGGCGTCGGCGTCCCCGCGGCCTGGCGCTCGAACTTCTTGATCAGCGACTCCTTGACCCCGAAGACGGTGTCCTTCCAACCGATCGGGTCGCCCTCCGGGAAGATGTGGGTGACCAGCGTGCGACAGCCCTCGTGGGTGACCATGAAGTGCAGGTGCGAGGCCCGCAGCGGCGATCGCCCGACCGCGGCCAGCATCTTGCCGACGGGGCCGTCGTCGGGGATCGGGTACGGCGTGGGCGTCAGCCCCCAGAACCGGTAGCCGCCCTCGGCGTCGGTGAACAGGTGCGCCCGCGCGGCCCGGGCGCCCGCGTCGCGCTGGACGTCGTAGAGCCCGTCCTCGTCGGCCTCCCAGACCTCGATCTTGGCTCCGACCAGCGGTTTCCCGTCCGTGTCGGTGACGGTGCCGACGACCCAGCACGGTTCGCCCGGGGCGCCGAAGGCCATGTCCCCGCCCAGCTCGATCGCCGGGGAGTCCTCCACGAAGAACGGTCCGAAGACCGTGGCCTCGGTCGCGTCGGCGTACGCGGCGTTGTTGATGTTGATCGTCTGCATCGAGGCGCCGAGGGTGTCGGAGAGGAGGATGAACTCCTGGCGTACGTCGTCGGTGATGTGGCCGGCCGCGGTCAGGAACGCGATGGCCGCGCCCCACTCCTCCTCGGTGAGGCGTACGTCGCGGATGAAGGCGTGCAGGTGACGCGTCAGCGAGACCATGACCTCCTTCAGGCGCGGGTCCTCGCAGGCGTCGAAGGACGCGACCACGGTGTCGACCAGGGTCTGCTCGACCGCCTGCTGCTCCGGCGATACGTCGGCTCCGTCGCTCATCAGCTCTCCTCTCCCGCCCACGCCGCGGTCAGCAGCGCGGTCAGGTTCTCCTCGGTGACCGGGGTCGGGTTGTTGTCGGGGATGGCGGCCATGATCGGCGCCACCGCCTTGGCGATGCCGTCCTCGGGCATGCCATAGTCCTCGAGCGCCTTCGGCGCATCGAGCGTTCTACGCAGCTCAGCCAGCCCCGCCACGGCACTCGACGCTCCGAACGCGGCCGCCATCCGCGCCTCCGCCTCGGGGGCGTTCGGCGCGTTGAAGGCGAGCACGTGCGGGAGCACGACCGCGTGGGTCTGGGCGTGGGGCAGGTTGAACATGCCGCCGAGCACGTGGCAGATCTTGTGGTGCATCCCCGACCCGGCCGACGTGAACGAGACCGCGGCGAGGTAGGCGCCATAGAGGGTCTGCTCGATCCCCTCGATGCTCTCCGAGTCGGCCTTGACGAGGGGGAGCCCGGCTGCGAGTCCGCGGATCCCCTCGGCGGCGTTGACCTGGTCGATGGGATCGACCCGCGGGCCCCACATCGCGTCGACGCAGTGCGCGAGCGCGTTGAGCCCGCTGGCGACGGTCATCTCGCCGGGCAGCGTGGTCAGCAGCGAGGGGTCGTAGACGACCGACCGCGGCAGGACCCGGGCATCGACGCCCGTCGTCTTCGTCTCGCCCGAGGTCAGGCCCCAGACGTTGGTCGCCTCGGACCCGGCGTACGTCGTCGGGACCGCCACGATCGGCAGCCCCGTGGTGAGCGCGACCGCCTTCGCCAGGCCGGTGGTCGAGCCACCGCCGACGCACACCAGCGCGTCGACGGCGGCCTCGGCCGCCCGTTCGCGAGCCCTCTCGGCGACCTCGACCGGGACATGCATCACGACCTCGTCGTGGCGCAGCGCGACCGGTACGTCGGCGGTCACCCGGGCGGCGAGCTCGGCCTCGCGCTCGCCGGCGATGACCATCACCCGGGTTGCCCCGAGCGTCTCGATCTCCGCTGCCACCGCAGCGGGCGCCTCGCCGGTGGCGAAGCGGACCCGCTGCGGCAGCGATTCATGCGTGAACTTCATGAGATTCCCCCGCTCAGCCGGAGCGTTCAGGCCTTGCCCAGCAGCGTCGCGACCGCCTCGCCCAGCGCGGTGCCGGGGTCCTCGGGCAGCGACATGGCGCGCCAGGCGATGTGCTTGTCGGGGCGGACGAGGAGGGCGCCCGACTCCTCGACCTCACGGAGCTTGGCCCAGTCGAAGTAGAGGTCGGTCACCGGCCGGCCGGGGCCGATCACGACGGTCTGGAGCGGGATCCCGAACTTCGTCCGGGCGGCTTCCGCCGCGTCCTCCCACGCCTCGCCGGCGATGCCGGTGATCAGCGTCCACTGCGTGTAGGGGGCCAGGTCGAGCATCGCGTGCTTCTCGACGTTGTCGCCGACCCAGGCGTGCGGCAGGTGCGCACCCGGCGAGGTCGACATCCGGTGGTAAAGGTCCTCGTCCTCGGTCGGGGCGGGCCGGGTGCCGTCGGCGAGGATCGCGTTGGACTCGTAGAACTGGCCGAGCTCGACGCCGTGGGCGTTGAACTCGTAGTTCTTGCGCTCCATCGCGGTGACCAGGGCGGCGCGCTTGGCGGCACCCTCGGGGGTGTTGGCCTTGCGCTCCTCGATGGCCTTGGCCATCTCCTCGCCCTCGAGGCCGACGACGCCGAGCGCCTCGAAGAGCTCGCCGAACTCGCGCGCGGACTGGTTGGCGCGGGTGACGATGCGCTTGGCGACCGGGGCACGCTCGGCGGAGTAGGACTCCAGGAGCGACGGCTCGGCGTAGCCCTGGAGCACCGCGGCGAGCTTCCACGCCAGGTTGTAGGAGTCCTGGATCGAGGTGTTGGAGCCGAGGCCGTTCGACGGCGGGTGCCGGTGGATGGCGTCGCCGGCGCAGAAGACGCGGCCCTTCTGGGCGTGGGTCGCGTACATCTCGTTCACGCCCCACAGCGAGTAGCCGGTCACCTCCGGCTCCAGGTCGGGCATGCCGAGCAGGTCGCGGATCACCTTCACCGCGTACTCCTCGGTCAGCTCGGGCGGCGGCTGGTTGATGTCGTAGCCCCACACGATCAGCCACTCGTCCCACGGACGGACCATCCGGACCAGGCCGGTGCCGATGCCACCGACGTTCGAGCCCGGCTGGATGACCCAGTAGAGGACCGAGGGGCGGTGGTCGACGAGCTCGGAGAGGTCGGCCTTGAACGTGATGTTCATCGACCCGGCGATGTCCATCGCGCCCTCGAGCGGGAGGTCGATGTCGGCGCCGACCTGGGTGCGGGCGCCGTCGGCGCCGATGAGGAACTTCGACCGGATCTTGTACTCGTGACCGGTCAACCGGTCACGGGCGATCGTGGTGACGCCGTCCTCGTCCTGGACGTGCGAGACGTACTCGGTGGAGAACCGGGTCTGGGTGCCGCGCTCGGTGGCGTTGCGGACCAGGATCGGCTCCAGGTAGGTCTGCGGGATGTCGACGGTCAGGCACGGGCTCGCCAGCTGGTAGTCGGCCTCGCGGTCCGGGCGGGTGCCCCAGGTGCGGATGCGGCCGATCTCCTCGCCGGCGATGCTCGTGCAGAAGACGGTGTCACCGACCAGCTCGTGCGGCGTCGCGTCGGCGAGCACCTGCTCCTCGATGCCCAGGTCGCGGAAGATCTCCATCGCGCGCTGGTTGGTGATGTGCGCCCGCGGGGTGTTCGCGGTCCAGCGGTACTTCGTGATCATGATGTTGTCGACACCGAGCTCGCTCAGGAAGAGCGCGGCGGACGCGCCGGCCGGACCGGAACCCACGACGAGCACGTCGGTGGTCACGACATCCTCGGTCTCGGGGATCTCGGTCTCTTTCTGGCCGTCGTCGAAGACTGGCATTTCCTCACCTTTCCGAGACCGCGGTGGGGTGTGTGATCGCAGTCTCAGGGCGAGTCTTACCGGCCCGCGCGGGCGGCATCAAAGGTGGACCCGCTGGTTGGCGGAAATGCGTACGCGACTAGCGCGCGAGCCACTCCCGGACGGCCGCGATCGTCGAGTCCGGCTTCCGGGCCCACTTGAAGTGGTCGATGCCGGGCTCGTCCAGGTGGACCCGCTCGACCTCGAGCCCGGGCATCCGCCGGTGGATCTCGTCGACGGTCTCGCTGGGTGCCAGCCAGTCGCCCTCGATCGAGACGACCAGCGCGGGCTTCTCCAGGGCTCGCATCTCCGCGGTGATGTCGCGGGCGGGGCGCCCGAGGCGGAGACGGCCGGTGCGGGCGTACCGGGCCCATTCCTTCATCAGGGTGCGCGCCTCGCGCCCGGCGAACTTGAGCTGCTTGCCGGGGAAGTGGCCGACCACCCGGCCGATCAGGCCCATCGCCTGGCTGGCGACCAGGAAACCCGGGCCGTAGTTGCGCCAGAAGGGCGTCTGCGACGCGACGTAGATCAGCCCGGCGACGCGGTGGGGGTGGAGCGCCGCGTAGGCGCTGGCGGCCTGGCCGCCGAGGCTGTGCCCGAGGACGTACGTCGCCCCGGCCGCGGCCGGTACCAGCTCGCCGAGGCGGTCGACCGCGGCGGCGATGTCGTCGACCAGGTCGGCGTAGCCGAAGTCGTAGCCCCAGCCCGCGACCCGCCCACCGAGCTCCTCGTGGCCGCGCTGCTCCATCCGCCCGACGTTGATGCCGGCCTCGGCGAAGGCCACGATCAGCTTGTCGTAGTAGCCCGCCGGCATGCCCATCGCCGGCACCACGAGCACCGTCGCCGCGTCAGGGTCCGCCGCACGGACCACGGTCAGCGTGAAGCTGGTGCCTTCGGCACGCTCGATGGCGTACGCCTCGGGTGTGGTCGTGGGGAACGAAGTCTCGGTCACCCGGGCAATGTTACTTATGAGTAGCAACCTCAGGTAGTCGGGGATCGAACGGTCGGTTACGCGCGAGTAGACCGACCGTTTGATCCCCGACTACCGGCTCAGGCCGCCCACCGATGGCTCAGCAGACGGCGGCGCTCCTCACTC includes:
- a CDS encoding ArnT family glycosyltransferase — its product is MTQLLDPPTRPAPEPAPPTSRWRPTPERASLILLLALTAVAYLWTLSESGYANQYYSAAAQAGGESWKAWFFGALDASSSITVDKPPASLWVMGLSVRLFGLSSWSILVPQALMGVATVGLVHGLVRKVAPWQAGIAAGAFTALTPAAALMFRFNNPDALLLLMLVGAGFSTLKAIETGKGRWMVLAGVLLGFGFLTKMLQAFLIIPAIAVVYLIAGKGSFGRRLTHGIACFVAMVVSAGWYIAIVELIPESWRPYIDGSTGNSLLELTLGYNGVGRLNGGDYGGLGNAGFSSAAGILRLFQGVSGGMVSWLLPAALLLLVTGLVVLRNAPRTDLTRATLMLSGATMLVTGLVFSFMEGIYHDYYVVALAPWIAITAVVGTVVMWRERDSLLARITLAVAMAGSAVWGWVLLGQSGEQPYDALRWPVLIIGLGLAAAFVLADRFTRRAAGAVLAAAAVTLGIGPAAYAIQTIGTAHTGSIVTAGPYQSGMGGMGGRGMPGGGQFNGTPPTGTPPNGAPGGTNGQANGQANGQANGQPQQLPGGDGGMRGGGGMMGGGEVDQELAEAVSTNAGNYTWVAATIGSQTAAGLQLETGEAVMAIGGFNGTSNSITLEQFQEYVADGEIHYFISGGGMGGMRGGGETSSASEISAWVEENFTQTTIGNSTVYDLVSTGSTTGTDS
- a CDS encoding FAD-dependent oxidoreductase codes for the protein MRDIRVAIVGAGPAGIYAADILTKEHPGARVDVIERLPAPYGLVRYGVAPDHPRIKEIIKALKRVLNQDSIRFIGNVDFGTDLKLDDLHRFYDAVIFATGAMADRELNIPGIDLPQSYGAADFVSWYAGHPDVSREWPLEAEEVAVLGAGNVALDVARMLAKPADEQLVTEVSDNVYQGLKKNPAKTIHVFARRGPAHIKFSPMELRELSHSPSVEVVVEEEGFEIDEAGEKAIQSHKATKLVADILLKYMEAPSAGKPHKIVIHMMQNPVEILGEDGQVVALRSEKTEYNGDGTVSGTGEFTDTPVQAVYRAVGYLSEALPDVPFDGENGVIPNDGGRVLGINGEHINGTYVTGWIKRGPVGLIGHTKSDAKETIDNLLHDLDKLEPAEHGSPAAVLEHLSGKGVEFTTIEGWEKLDNHERSLGEAQGRERIKVVPRDEMIQISNATH
- a CDS encoding type II toxin-antitoxin system VapC family toxin; amino-acid sequence: MRYLIDTNVVSELRKKRPDPAVVAWVNGLGADEVHLSVLTVGELRAGAARLAARGDEAAAQALTVWIEGLVEQYDDQVLPITAGVADRWGELNSVRPLPAVDSLLAATALEHGLTISTRNTKDFASTGVDVHNPFSAEA
- a CDS encoding type II toxin-antitoxin system Phd/YefM family antitoxin produces the protein MSWQVQEAKQRFSEVLREATAGGPQLITKHGEEIAVVLSIDDYRRIAQPRRPLSEYLLDVPKGDDLDLDRDRSDFRELDLEGLA
- a CDS encoding Clp protease N-terminal domain-containing protein, whose translation is MTPRDADPALKAVRLDTLIDSIKKARSEPLDQLADAMVVGEHLGEVADHLIGHFVDQARRSGASWTEIGTRMGVTKQAAQKKYVPKAGDQSLDPNAGFAKFTPRARTVVVAAQAEARKAANAETGVPHLVLGLLSEPEGVAGHAIRAQGVTLEAVREVATAATPEPYGEVGEMIPFTADARKVLELTFREALRLEHSYVGTEHILLALLEHEDGAGILHDAGVDKEAAEQSITSILDSLKVDFDAAEADAKQ
- a CDS encoding dioxygenase family protein gives rise to the protein MSDGADVSPEQQAVEQTLVDTVVASFDACEDPRLKEVMVSLTRHLHAFIRDVRLTEEEWGAAIAFLTAAGHITDDVRQEFILLSDTLGASMQTININNAAYADATEATVFGPFFVEDSPAIELGGDMAFGAPGEPCWVVGTVTDTDGKPLVGAKIEVWEADEDGLYDVQRDAGARAARAHLFTDAEGGYRFWGLTPTPYPIPDDGPVGKMLAAVGRSPLRASHLHFMVTHEGCRTLVTHIFPEGDPIGWKDTVFGVKESLIKKFERQAAGTPTPDGRSLDGTWSKVRFDIVLAPAGA
- a CDS encoding maleylacetate reductase, with translation MKFTHESLPQRVRFATGEAPAAVAAEIETLGATRVMVIAGEREAELAARVTADVPVALRHDEVVMHVPVEVAERARERAAEAAVDALVCVGGGSTTGLAKAVALTTGLPIVAVPTTYAGSEATNVWGLTSGETKTTGVDARVLPRSVVYDPSLLTTLPGEMTVASGLNALAHCVDAMWGPRVDPIDQVNAAEGIRGLAAGLPLVKADSESIEGIEQTLYGAYLAAVSFTSAGSGMHHKICHVLGGMFNLPHAQTHAVVLPHVLAFNAPNAPEAEARMAAAFGASSAVAGLAELRRTLDAPKALEDYGMPEDGIAKAVAPIMAAIPDNNPTPVTEENLTALLTAAWAGEES
- a CDS encoding FAD-dependent oxidoreductase; this translates as MPVFDDGQKETEIPETEDVVTTDVLVVGSGPAGASAALFLSELGVDNIMITKYRWTANTPRAHITNQRAMEIFRDLGIEEQVLADATPHELVGDTVFCTSIAGEEIGRIRTWGTRPDREADYQLASPCLTVDIPQTYLEPILVRNATERGTQTRFSTEYVSHVQDEDGVTTIARDRLTGHEYKIRSKFLIGADGARTQVGADIDLPLEGAMDIAGSMNITFKADLSELVDHRPSVLYWVIQPGSNVGGIGTGLVRMVRPWDEWLIVWGYDINQPPPELTEEYAVKVIRDLLGMPDLEPEVTGYSLWGVNEMYATHAQKGRVFCAGDAIHRHPPSNGLGSNTSIQDSYNLAWKLAAVLQGYAEPSLLESYSAERAPVAKRIVTRANQSAREFGELFEALGVVGLEGEEMAKAIEERKANTPEGAAKRAALVTAMERKNYEFNAHGVELGQFYESNAILADGTRPAPTEDEDLYHRMSTSPGAHLPHAWVGDNVEKHAMLDLAPYTQWTLITGIAGEAWEDAAEAARTKFGIPLQTVVIGPGRPVTDLYFDWAKLREVEESGALLVRPDKHIAWRAMSLPEDPGTALGEAVATLLGKA
- a CDS encoding alpha/beta hydrolase family protein — encoded protein: MTETSFPTTTPEAYAIERAEGTSFTLTVVRAADPDAATVLVVPAMGMPAGYYDKLIVAFAEAGINVGRMEQRGHEELGGRVAGWGYDFGYADLVDDIAAAVDRLGELVPAAAGATYVLGHSLGGQAASAYAALHPHRVAGLIYVASQTPFWRNYGPGFLVASQAMGLIGRVVGHFPGKQLKFAGREARTLMKEWARYARTGRLRLGRPARDITAEMRALEKPALVVSIEGDWLAPSETVDEIHRRMPGLEVERVHLDEPGIDHFKWARKPDSTIAAVREWLAR